The following is a genomic window from Osmerus eperlanus chromosome 18, fOsmEpe2.1, whole genome shotgun sequence.
gagcgagaggttcctagagggagcgagaggttcctagtgggagcgagaggttcctagagggagcgagaggttcctagagggagcgagaggttcctagtGGGAGCGTGAGGTTCCTAGAGGGAGCGTGAGGTTCCTAGAGGGAGCGTGAGGTTCCTAGcgggagcgagaggttcctagcgggagcgagaggttcctagcgggagcgagaggttcctagcgggagcgagaggttcctagcgggagcgagaggttcctagtgggagcgagaggttcctagagggagcgagaggttcctagagggagcgagaggttcctagagggagcgagaggttcctagagggagcgagaggttcctagagggagcgagaggttcctagagggagcgagaggttcctagagggagcgagaggttcctagaGGGAGCGTGAGGTTCCTAGTGGGAGTGTGAGGTTCCTAGAGGGAGCGTGAGGTtcctagagggagcgagaggttcctagcgggagcgagaggttcctagtgggagcgagaggttcctagaggagcgagaggttcctagtGGGAGTGTGAGGTTCCTAGAGGGAGCGTGAGGTtcctagagggagcgagaggttcctagcGGGAGCGTGAGGTtcctagagggagcgagaggttcctagtgggagcgagaggttcctagagggagcgagaggttcctagtGGGAGCGTGAGGTTCCTAGAGGGAGCGTGAGGTtcctagagggagcgagaggttcctagcgggagcgagaggttcctagtgggagcgagaggttcctagcgggagcgagaggttcctagggggagcgagaggttcctagtgggagcgagaggttcctagagggagcgtgaggttcctagagggagcgagaggttcctagtGGGAGCGTGAGGTtcctagagggagcgagaggttcctagagggagcgagaggttcctagtGGGAGCGTGAGGTTCCTagggggagcgagaggttcctagagggagcgagaggttcctagagggagcgagaggttcctagcgggagcgagaggttcctagcGGGAGCGTGAGGTTCCTAGAGGGAGCGTGAGGTtcctagagggagcgagaggttcctagagggagcgagaggttcctagtgggagcgagaggttcctagtGGGAGCGTGAGGTTCCTAGTGGGAGCAGCAGCGGGTTCAGAAGTGGCTCCAGAGAAGAGCTGGAGGTCCAGACTGCATCTGGAGCTGGTTACTGCTGGCCGACTgcttgatgatgtgtgtgtgtgtgtgtgtatcacaggCTATCGTTGGGCAGACTTATCTGTCGTACCTCTCTGACTCCATGAAGATTTGTGTCTTCCAGTTCTGGTCCCGGGAgccaggagggggtggggagagtgTCTGGTGGGTACCTCTgaagggctggagggtgaggctggggtgggggctggtaGCAGGCGtaatgtgaggctgggagggtgaggctgggctgggagggtgaggctggggtgggggctggtaGCAGGCGtaatgtgaggctgggagggtgaggctgggatgGGGGCTGGTAGCAGGCGtaatgtgaggctgggagggtgaggctgggatgGGGGCTGGTAGCATGCGtaatgtgaggctgggagggtgaggctgggctgggagggtgaggctggggtgggggctggtaGCAGGCTGATGCGAGGCTGACTGGACTTGTAACAGCTCACTCTAGCAGGCTGTTACAGTTACATTCAATGCACAGTTTACTTCAAATAAAACGAGAAAACTTGAAACTTCAATCAAACTAAAATAATGACggctttctccttcctctcctcttgtctcgTGTTGATCTGAGGAGCGTTTCCCAGACGGAGCGAGCGCTCTGGGAAAGTACTCCTCTCccattcctccccctccctccctcccccctctccccctcttcccccctcctctccccctctccctcccccctctccccccctcctctccctcccccctcttcccccctcctctccccctctcctctccctcccccctctccctccccccctcttcccccctcctctccccctctcctctccctcccccctctccctcccccctctccccccctcctctccctcccccctctccccccctctcccttcctcccccctctccctcacccccttcctccctcccccctctccccctctccctccctcccccctcccccccccccctctccctcccccctcttcccccctcctctccccccctcctctccctcccacctctccctcccccctcttcccccctcctctccccctctcctctccctccccccctctccctcccccctcttcccccctcctctccccctctcctctccctcccccctctccctcccccctctcccccccctcctctccctccctctcccttcctcccccctctcctcacccccttcctccctcccccctctccccctctccctccctcccccctctccctcccccctctccccccccctctccctcccccctctccctcctcctctccctcccacctctccctcccccctcttccccctcctctccccctctcctctccctcccacctctccacctcgccCCCCCTCAGATCAGCCCCACTGTGgaggcccagcccccctcagatCAGCCCCATTGTGGAGTCCAGCCCCCCTCAGATCAGCCCCACTGTGgaggcccagcccccctcagatCAGCCCCACTGTGgaggcccagcccccctcagatCAGCCCCACTGTGgaggcccagcccccctcagatCAGCCCCATTGTGgaggcccagcccccctcagatCAGCCCCACTGTGgaggcccagcccccctcagatCAGCCCCACTGTGgagtcccagcccccctcagatCAGCCCCACTGTGgagtcccagcccccctcagatCAGCCCCACTGTGgaggcccagcccccctcagatCAGCCCCACTGTGgaggcccagcccccctcagatCAGCCCCACTGTGgaggcccagcccccctcagatCAGCCCCATTGTGGAGGCCCAGCCCCCTCAGATCAGCCCCACTGTGgagtcccagcccccctcagatCAGCCCCACTGTGgagtcccagcccccctcagatCAGCCCCACTGTGgaggcccagcccccctcagatCAGCCCCACTGTGgaggcccagcccccctcagatCAGCCCCACTGTGgaggcccagcccccctcagatCAGCCCCATTGTGgaggcccagcccccctcagatCAGCCCCCACTGTGGagtcccagccccccctcagaTCAGCCCCACTGTGGaaggcccagcccccctcagatCAGCCCCACTGTGGaggcccagccccccctcaGATCAGCCCCACTGTggaggcccccagcccccctcagccctgcaGTTCCCCCCACGCCTCCACAGGGTGGCACTACAGCcatgctcttctcctgtctggagaAAGTTGATTGGTGATGACCTTTCCCTCTCATGTCGTTGTGTTCATTTCCGTGTGTTAGAGAGTGGAGGTCCCGTGATGTCAAGGTTGTAGAGACACGCTGTTCAGCATCGGCTGGTCAACATCAACTACCCTGCTCTGCGTGGACAAGCACTttgaggcttgtgtgtgtgtgtgcatgttcattACAGTCTAGGATGTATTTAAAGGTTGGAGTCTAGGATGAATGCACAATGTATTTAGTTGATGGAGAAGGTTCTGGATGGACAATAAAGTTGTATGCTTTTGGATTCTCCACCTCCAGGACATATCTGAGGTGTagcttcccctctcctcagatGGCTCTCAGCTCCCTGACCACCAGCCCAGCATGGTACTcagggctggggtgtgtgtgtgtgtgtggggggtgtatgtgagggtggaggccagTGACCCAAACGTGGTGTAGAAGTGTGTAGTGGACGAGGGGCCAGACAGGATATGACCCGTAGGAGGAAGTCCAGCCGCCCTATAGGAGGAGGAGCCATCAATCAACACCCCCGGCCACGCCCACCAGCCACCACCTCAAAGAGCCAGATTAGAGCTGGGGGCGTGGCCTTGTTATGAGGAAATATGAGTTGTCACATGACTCAGTCTGCTCTGCTAGCAGATGCTCAGAATGAAGCTTGTTCTCAATGGAGGtccagaggagagggcaggccagggcggggggaggggaggggtctgTTGTGAGGCTGGCAGGGTGCTGGACAGATGACCATGAGGTCAGGATGTGGGTTCTGGTGAGGGGTTGGAGGTCAAGCTCTAACGACATCCTCTGTGGTCCTGTGATGTACGACCCTGGACAgactgctgctgttgtgttgttgtgttgtgttgttgttgtgctggtggtggtggtgatgttgCTGTTCCTCTTGATGGGTGAAGTGGAAGGCTTTTCTTAGAAGGAAGCATCGCAGGGAAGGTTTCCATCTTATCTGGTTCAAACCAAGTCATTTTATTTCTTCCATTTTCTATGAAGTTGTTTTTCTCCCCTAAATGCTTTCAACACTTCTTAGAAAAGCCTTTCAGCACCAATCTGAAACGTTCTCGTCTGTGATCTCCAGGTCTGGGCCTCACTTCTCCAGAGGGCCCCTGGGATCAGCCGAGCTGACCAGCCTTCAGACCCTCCAACAAAAACTCCGCGCAGCCCAGCCCTGCAAGATACCACGGCCTGGCAACAAAccgaggcagtgagagagagataacgtaCATggatactctctctccctctctctccctccctctctctccctccctctctttccctccctctctctctccctctccctctctgtctctctctctctctgtctctctctctccgtctctctctctctctccctctctttctccctctctttctccctctctctctccctccctccctccctccctccctccctccctccctccctccctccctgcctccctcccactccatcCTCAGTCTGGAAGTTGCTGGAGGTGCTAATGAACATCTCTGTCAGAGCTCCCTTGAAGTGAAGTGGAGCTGGAGATAAgcggagggacaggaggggggtaACAGGAGGGAAATATACCGTTTATATCCAGACATCTACTCAGGTCTGgtatacacacataaatacacccatacAGACATGGCAGTCCAGCCAGGAGTGACTTCCACGAGGCTGCTGTCAGGCTGCTTCATGAAGGAACATGTTTGTTGCTGCTTTGGGCACAAATATCTGGTTGAATCTTGGTTCTCTGCATGCTGAGATTATCACAGTCTGCTAAATACAGACGTTCCTGGACTCTGAACACCAAAAtcctgttacattacatttatgcatttagcagacgcttttatccaaagcgacttccaagagagagctttacaaaagtgcataggtcactgatcataacaacgagatagccccaaacattgcaggaagccaaaacatgaagcacacattgtgaaaaccaaataagtcccaaagggaagaaccataagagcatgtagttaaacaagttacaattaaactacaacaacctcaaaagtgcaagggtgtacctgtggaaaaagcaagcaacaaaatatatttcacagcgagtacaatagttttaagtcagttacaactaaccaacaagagcaaccagtctctcaataagagtcattgtgatcctggaagaAACTCTGTTATAACTTTGTTATAACTAtatatcttctgctgtactatctacatgcactgtttgtatgtcgatttggataaaagcgtctgctaaatgaatacaatgcaAAATGGTAGATACCCAGGACAGCCTTCCAGGAgcagttgatgtgtgtgttggagaaggGTGCAGCTCTCAGGACAACAGCTGATCAGGTAACACcgtgacaacacacacatgctaattgAATAATACatattcataaataaatacTAAATGTATGAATACATACATTATACATTAAATAGTACTTAAACtactcccctgccctctcctcccccctcctcctcccctcctcccctaccttccccccctcctcctcccccctcctcctcccctcctcctccccccctcctcccctccctcctcctcccctcctcctcccccctcctcctcccccctcctccccctccctcctcctcctcccccctcctcctccctcctcctcccccctcctcccctccctcctcctcccctcctcctcccccctcctcctcccctcctcctcccctctccccctgctgtcTGGGCTGGTGGTGTTTTCTAGAAGGCCGGCAGCTCCAGGTGATAGTCCTGAGTTATTCAtgaggaggtgagtgtgtgaggaacGTTCTCCTNNNNNNNNNNNNNNNNNNNNNNNNNNNNNNNNNNNNNNNNNNNNNNNNNNNNNNNNNNNNNNNNNNNNNNNNNNNNNNNNNNNNNNNNNNNNNNNNNNNNNNNNNNNNNNNNNNNNNNNNNNNNNNNNNNNNNNNNNNNNNNNNNNNNNNNNNNNNNNNNNNNNNNNNNNNNNNNNNNNNNNNNNNNNNNNNNNNNNNNNGGAGAAAGTTGATTGGTGATGACCTTTCCCTCTCATGTCGTTGTGTTCATTTCCGTGTGTTAGAGAGTGGAGGTCCCGTGATGTCAAGGTTGTAGAGACACGCTGTTCAGCATCGGCTGGTCAACATCAACTACCCTGCTCTGCGTGGACAAGCACTttgcaggcttgtgtgtgtgtgtgcatgttcattACAGTCTAGGATGTATTTAAAGGTTGGAGTCTAGGATGAATGCACAATGTATTTAGTTGATGGAGAAGGTTCTGGATGGACAATAAAGTTGTATGCTTTTGGATTCTCCACCTCCAGGACATATCTGAGGTGTagcttcccctctcctcagatGGCTCTCAGCTCCCTGACCACCAGCCCAGCATGGTACTCaggggctggggtgtgtgtgtgtgtgtggggggtgtatgtgagggtggaggccagTGACCCAAACGTGGTGTAGAAGTGTGTAGTGGACGAGGGGCCAGACAGGATATGACCCGTAGGAGGAAGTCCAGCCGCCCTATAGGAGGAGGAGCCATCAATCAACACCCCCGGCCACGCCCACCAGCCACCACCTCAAAGAGCCAGATTAGAGCTGGGGGCGTGGCCTTGTTATGAGGAAATATGAGTTGTCACATGACTCAGTCTGCTCTGCTAGCAGATGCTCAGAATGAAGCTTGTTCTCAATGGAGGtccagaggagagggcaggccagggcggggggaggggaggggtctgTTGTGAGGCTGGCAGGGTGCTGGACAGATGACCATGAGGTCAGGATGTGGGTTCTGGTGAGGGGTTGGAGGTCAAGCTCTAACGACATCCTCTGTGGTCCTGTGATGTACGACCCTGGACAgactgctgctgttgtgttgttgtgttgtgttgttgttgtgctgggtggtggtggtgatgttgCTGTTCCTCTTGATGGGTGAAGTGGAAGGCTTTTCTTAGAAGGAAGCATCGCAGGGAAGGTTTCCATCTTATCTGGTTCAAACCAAGTCATTTTATTTCTTCCATTTTCTATGAAGTTGTTTTTTCTCCCCTAAATGCTTTCAACACTTCTTAGAAAAGCCTTTCAGCACCAATCTGAAACGTTCTCGTCTGTGATCTCCAGGTCTGGGCCTCACTTCTCCAGAGGGCCCCTGGGATCAGCCGAGCTGACCAGCCTTTCAGACCCTCCAACAAAAACTCCGCgcagcccccagccctgcaaGATACCACGGCCTGGCAACAAAccgaggcagtgagagagagataacgtaCATggatactctctctccctctctctccctccctctctttccctccctctctctctccctctccctctctgtctctctctctctccccatctctctgtctctctgtctctctctctctctgtctctctctctccgtctctctctctctccctctctttctccctctctttctccctctctctctctctccctccctccctccctccctccctccctccctccctccctccctgcctcccactcCATCCTCAGTCTGGGAAGTTGCTGGAGGTGCTAATGAACATCTCTGTCAGAGCTCCCTTGAAGTGAAGTGGAGCTGGAGATAAgcggagggacaggagggggggtaaCAGGAGGGGAAATATACCGTTTATATCCAGACATCTACTCAGGTCTGgtatacacacataaatacacccatacAGACATGGCAGTCCAGCCAGGAGTGACTTCCACGAGGCTGCTGTCAGGCTGCTTCATGAAGGAACATGTTTGTTGCTGCTTTGGGCACAAATATCTGGTTGAATCTTGGTTCTCTGCATGCTGAGATTATCACAGTCTGCTAAATACAGACGTTCCTGGACTCTGAACACCAAAAtcctgttacattacatttatgcatttagcagacgcttttatccaaagcgacttccaagagagagctttacaaaagtgcataggtcactgatcataacaacgagatagcccccaaacattgcaggaagccaaaacatgaagcatacattgtgaaaaccaaataagtcccaaagggaagaaccataagagcatgtagttaaacaagttacaattaaactacaacaacctcaaaagtgcaagggtgtacctgtggaaaaaagcaagcaacaaaaatatatttcacagcgagtacaatagttttaagtcagttacaactaaccaacaagagcaaccagtctctcaataagagtcattgtgatcctggaagaAACTCTGTTATAACTTTgctcttctgatccttgatcttctgctgtactatctacatgcactgtttgtatgtcgatttggataaaagcgtctgctaaatgaatacaatgcaAAATGGTAGATACCCAGGACAAGCCTTCCAGGAgcagttgatgtgtgtgttggagaaggGTGCAGCTCTCAGGACAACAGCTGATCAGGTAACACcgtgacaacacacacatgctaattgAATAATACatattcataaataaatacTAAATGTATGAATACATACATTATACATTAAATAGTACTTAAACtactcccctgccctctcctccccccctcctcctcccctcctcccctaccttccccccctcctcctcccccctcctcccctcctcctcccccctcccccctcctcctcccccctcctcccccctcctcctcccccctcctcccctccctcctcctccccctcctcctcccccctcctcctccccctcctcctccccctcctccctccccctcctcctcccctcctccctcccctcctcccccccctcctcctcccctcctcctcccccctccttcctcccctcctctccccctcctcccctctccccctgctgtcTGGGCTGGTGGTGTTTCTAGAAGGCCGGCAGCTCCAGGTGATAGTCCTGAGTTATTCAtgaggaggtgagtgtgtgaggaacGTTCTCCTCTAGACGTCCTGCTACACGTCGTAGGACATGacccacacaccagcaggaGGCCTgcctgtacttgtgtgtgtgactgcatgcctgtgtgtgtgcgtgtgtgtgtagatctgaaCACAGCCTGGCCTACTGATATAAGCTCCTGTCAGCCAgtgagacagactgcagcatgaGGACCTTCTATCCAGAGATGTATCAGTTCTGTTTCATGTCTGATGTATGTATTCAATGTAGTACTGTCTATCATGcaagtggcgtgtgtgtgggagagtgtgcgtgtgtgtgtgtgggagattgtgtgtgtgtgtttggagaggcAAGATGAGTTAGGGCCTGTGGACCGCAGAGAGAACAAAGACAgagaatgaagagagaggggggtagagcagggagagagaggggtggagggagagagcagggagaggggagagagagagcagggagcgagAGGAAGGGGGTCTGAGTCTGTTGTGAGTTAGCTGTGTGCTGGATGGCTCCAGCCAGGGCCAAGAGACCCGTCGctccctggagaggaggaagggagagggatgaagggctACTGGGGGTCTAAATGTTAGGTGACACTGACCAGGCACCCACTGCCAATAcattccctcttcctcctccactcctcctcctccctctctccactctgacAGGACCAAACCCAGCCACATCAAACACAACTGTAGCACAGATAACAACAATATTCATTTTTCTCTTCTTGTCtttgcaggagggaggagggagggagtctgagggagactgagagagactgatgATGTTGGGATTTTCAAGGATTACAAAGATCCCCAGCCTCTCACTGAAACGGTTTgagataatacacacacacacccacacacacatgaacacacacacactctatatctctctcatacacacacacccctgtatTCAGACAGGTGTAACTGTGTTGCCTGGTCTCTGGTCACCGCTCATCCTACACTGGGATGATGTCACTCTgctctggtagctgagatgtggttactctgttcctggtaaatacagaccgttccttgaccaCCACTTGACCACTGAAACACTGTTCGAACTGAGGTTCTCATCCTTCATTTTCTGCTGGACTTTCTACTCTATTTTTATGTtggtttggataaaagcgtctgctaaatgaatacaaatgtaactctccctctccccccctccctctctctctctctctctctctctctctctctctctctctctctctctctctctctctctctctctctctctctctccctggtcagacTGTATGATAGTGATGGATGTCCAGGCCTTGCCTGGTTATCTTTCCGTGGAGCTGAACCGTCACACAGAAGTACCGATCCATCTTCATCTGTCGTTTCTCGGAGTCACACTGAGGTGCAGCGCGCGGACGCGCGAGAGGGACTTTCTCTTTCCCAGTTTTCACATGACATCTGTCAGATCATTTTGTGTAGCTGTATTTTAGGCCAGTATTATGTTGTGCAACTGTTCCATACGTGAAAGAAAGCACGAGGCAGGCCCAGCACGAGACGGCATAGTCTGGCCGCAGCTGGGCTCCGCGTGAAGCTGGAGGGTTAACTCACGCGAGCCGTATTAATGCTAATGCACTTGAAATGTACTTGAATAAAAAGCCTCGGATTCAAGGCCATGAGTGTGACTCGCGCGGAGATGGAAGACATCGCACCGTTGTAAGTGTCAAACAGAGCTTTTAAAACGGCACATTCATTTTTAAAAGGTATCCAGGGTCGGGTTATCGGCTATTACAGATGGGGAGTGGGTATAGGCTACGCTTCTATCTTGCAGTGTGCACAAAAAGTGTAACAAATAAAGGGTCTGAAATTGACATGTAAAATATCAAATTCTTATGAAGAAAATTTTAAAAGAAAGGCCCCCGatattataaaacattttaatatgcAAGAAAACTATTCACATACTTGAATTGTTAAAGTCcatttcataaaaataaaacgtttttattcAACAGTTCTATGTGACTGAGACGGTAGGCTATTATGATCCAAAACTCTGTGACAAAtatggggagacagagggaattAAGAGTTGTTGCACCTAAGTAGCCTAGCCTAATTAAACAGTGGATCCATTTACTTCGGTCTGACGGGACATTAGATTGATTAATTCAATCCGCTTGTATCACAACACTTGAATGACAGGGACAGAATTAAAGACAccagtctgtttgtttgttgactGTTTTGCCATTCCGTCTTCATCATCTTCCCCGCGGTGACAGCCCACATGCCAGAAAACTACAACAATGGGTGCCAAATCTCACGGGTTTGAAAAGCAAACAGCGTCTGTCAACTGTTTCGGTGTCACGAGACGGACAGACTGCTGAGTTTAATTAAAGAGTGCGAGAGGAGCAGCCAAACCGCTCGCGTGAGCTGAGTTGTGTCATGAGCTTCGGATTCCACTTGtaataatatattataataacatgcaaatataaatatattacaCCGGTGATATTTTAACACCATACCAGAatgacaatgtgaatctgatgaCCAATGTGGCTTTATTTGACTGCGAATTATGTCTGTCCGGCAGAGTTATACAAACATGACTTAAAAGAAACTTAAATTCCACATCTCTTCCAGAGGTCGTTCACGCTGAGGATCCAGCCCGTGCCACAGAGCCCAGGATGTCCCCCCGGTGCAGGGACCCCAGGTCGCGAGGTACTCGTCTCCACAGCGCTCAACATGGCGGCAAACACCTTCGTATATTTAGACTTTTTAATTGTATTTCTTGCAGACACTCACCGCTCATCAAAACAAGGTGACGCTGCACATCCCTGAGTGTTGAGCGACACACCGACCGGTATGaggggccgtttaggaaataattcagactgaccttacacaaacacatatgaaatACATAAGCTACTCACATTTGCacacattcatactactgaactCACATCCTCTTATGTGAAATGCTCCCATAGACACATATGCAACGCATTCACATGTAAAATGtttacacacattcatactactg
Proteins encoded in this region:
- the LOC134039041 gene encoding basic proline-rich protein produces the protein MRNVRLGGSAPLWRPSPPQISPIVESSPPQISPTVEAQPPSDQPHCGGPAPLRSAPLWRPSPPQISPIVEAQPPSDQPHCGGPAPLRSAPLWSPSPPQISPTVESQPPSDQPHCGGPAPLRSAPLWRPSPPQISPTVEAQPPSDQPHCGGPAPSDQPHCGVPAPLRSAPLWSPSPPQISPTVEAQPPSDQPHCGGPAPLRSAPLWRPSPPQISPIVEAQPPSDQPPLWSPSPPSDQPHCGRPSPPQISPTVEAQPPLRSAPLWRPPAPLSPAVPPTPPQGGTTAMLFSCLEKVDWSGPHFSRGPLGSAELTSLQTLQQKLRAAQPCKIPRPGNKPRQSGPHFSRGPLGSAELTSLSDPPTKTPRSPQPCKIPRPGNKPRQRPDLRRPEQSEELDLEAQDPTLLPPRHIDHIWALVLAGGHLGLNPRLLSPWGPAPKQAPDRPPPPPRGAAPRQLCPAAQGISYRPC